The following coding sequences lie in one Capsicum annuum cultivar UCD-10X-F1 chromosome 5, UCD10Xv1.1, whole genome shotgun sequence genomic window:
- the LOC107853001 gene encoding uncharacterized acetyltransferase At3g50280 — translation MTSAATTLVSKCTIFPSKKSSLSDLKLSVSDLPMLSVHYIQKGCLFTRPPFPIAHLISLLKLSLSQTLTQFPPLAGQFVTDSGGYVYISCNDAGVDFVHAAATHIFIRDVIGSLDVPDHVKEFFPMDRMVSYRGHFSPLLAVQVTELADGVFIGCAVNHSVTDGTSFWNFFNTFAEVSRGVKRIIRQPDFTRNSILISNSVLKLPADGPKITFSGDAPLRERIFSFSRESIQRLKAETNNQKMNYNGESNIVELMAKQSNDPLKIKTEMEMVNPMAEISSFQSLCALLWRAVTRARKFPASKMTTFRMAVNCRNRLQPKLNPLYFGNAIQSIPTYVSAGDVLSHNLHWCAEQLNKNVKAHDDVMVRKFVEDWEKDPRCFPLGNFDGAMLTMGSSPRFPMYENDFGWGRPVAVRSGRANKFDGKISAFPGRGGGGSVDLEVILSPDTMEGLESDPEFMQYVTGY, via the coding sequence ATGACTTCTGCAGCAACAACTTTGGTCTCCAAATGCACTATTTTCCCATCcaaaaaatcatctctttctgATCTAAAACTTTCTGTTTCCGATCTTCCTATGCTCTCCGTTCACTACATTCAGAAAGGTTGTCTATTTACTCGTCCTCCTTTTCCTATCGCTCACCTCATTTCCCTTCTCAAGCTCAGTCTTTCTCAAACCCTCACTCAATTCCCTCCACTCGCCGGTCAATTTGTGACCGACTCAGGTGGCTACGTCTATATTTCTTGCAATGATGCTGGAGTTGATTTTGTTCATGCTGCAGCCACTCACATTTTCATTCGCGATGTCATTGGATCTCTTGATGTTCCTGATCATGTTAAGGAGTTTTTCCCTATGGACCGCATGGTTAGCTATCGAGGACATTTTAGCCCTCTTCTTGCTGTCCAAGTGACAGAATTAGCTGATGGTGTTTTCATTGGATGCGCCGTCAATCATTCTGTCACTGACGGAACATCTTTTTGGAACTTTTTCAATACATTTGCTGAGGTGAGCAGGGGTGTGAAGAGGATTATAAGGCAGCCTGATTTTACCCGAAACtcaattttgatttcaaattccGTGCTAAAACTCCCTGCTGATGGCCCTAAAATCACATTTTCGGGCGATGCTCCATTGAGGGAGAGAATATTTAGTTTTAGTAGGGAATCGATTCAAAGACTCAAAGCAGAGACTAACAATCAAAAAATGAATTATAACGGAGAAAGTAACATTGTTGAATTGATGGCAAAACAGAGCAATGATCCCTTGAAAATCAAAACAGAAATGGAGATGGTAAATCCAATGGCTGAGATTTCATCATTTCAATCGCTTTGCGCATTGCTGTGGCGTGCAGTGACACGTGCAAGGAAGTTCCCAGCTTCAAAAATGACGACATTCAGAATGGCTGTAAATTGCCGTAACCGTCTCCAGCCTAAGCTAAATCCGTTATACTTTGGCAACGCAATTCAGAGCATTCCTACTTATGTATCAGCAGGGGACGTTTTATCTCACAATCTGCATTGGTGTGCGGAGCAATTGAACAAAAATGTGAAGGCGCATGATGATGTTATGGTGAGGAAGTTCGTAGAGGATTGGGAGAAGGATCCACGGTGCTTCCCTCTGGGGAATTTCGACGGAGCTATGCTGACAATGGGGAGCTCGCCGAGGTTTCCAATGTACGAGAATGATTTCGGGTGGGGCAGGCCCGTTGCAGTTCGGAGTGGTAGGGCGAACAAGTTTGATGGTAAGATATCAGCATTTCCTGggagaggaggaggaggaagtgTAGATTTGGAGGTGATATTGTCACCGGATACTATGGAAGGCCTTGAGTCTGATCCCGAATTCATGCAGTATGTTACTGGGTATTAA